The Curtobacterium sp. MCSS17_015 genomic sequence AAGCTCCGCGTCCAGACCCGCACGCAGATCGCGTCGCTCCAGCGTCGCCTCGGCGTCACGACCGTCTACGTCACGCACGACCAGACCGAGGCCCTGACGATGGGTGACCGCATCGCGGTCCTCAAGGACGGCATCCTGCAGCAGGTCGGCAGCCCGCGCGACCTGTACGAGAAGCCGAACAACGTCTTCGTCGCCGGCTTCATCGGCTCGCCGGCCATGAACCTGCTCCCGGCCTCCGTGGTCGAGGGTGGCATCAGCTTCGGCTCGCTCAACCACCCGATCGACCGCGACACCCTGTCGAACGCTCGCTCGGGTTCGGTCACGGTCGGCGTCCGTCCGGAGGACATCATCGTGTCGCAGTCGGGCGAGGGCCTGCCGGTCACGGTCGACGTCGTCGAGGAGCTCGGCGCCGACGGCTACCTCTACGGCCACGCCGACGTCGCCGGCACGCGCACCGACATCGTCGCCCGCGTCGACGGCCGCTCGCACCCCTCCATCGGCGACACGATCGTCGTGAGCCCGAAGCAGGGCCACGTCCACGTGTTCGACGCCGAGTCGGGCGATCGCCTCGACGACAAGGCCGTCGTCAGCGCCTGATCAGCACCACCGGGAGCCCGTCAGCCGCCGCACCAGGCGGGTGGCGGGCTCCCGCTGTTCCCCCTGACGGACGGGAGGCGCGTGCACAGCCCGTGACCCGCCTCCCCCATCGACACGACCCGGACGGCGCTGACGCGTCGCCCGGGAACCGACGGTGGGGGCCCAGTTCCGCAGACCCACCGCCGAGCACCCGAGGAACCAGTCGTGCCCGACTCCATGACCATCACCGCCGCCACCGTGGACCCCGGTCTGCTCGACCTGCCGTGGGACCTGCCACTCGACGCCTGGCCCGACGAGACGATCGTCGCGCTGCCGAAGGGAATCTCGCGGCACCTGGTGCGTTTCGTGCACCTCAGCGGCTACGTCGTCGCGGTCAAGGAGACGAGCGCTGAACTCGCGCGCTCGGAGTACGACATGCTCCGCACCCTGCAGCGCATGGACGTGCCGTGCGTCGATCCCGTCGCGGTGATCACGAACCGCATCGGCCGCGAGGGCGAGGAACTCCAGCCGGTCCTCGTCACCCGGCACCTGCGCTTCTCGCTCCCCTACCGAGCCCTGTACTCGCAGACGCTGCGCCCCGACACGGCCACCCGTCTCGTGGACGCCCTCGCGCTCCTGCTCGTGCGGCTGCACGTCATCGGCTTCTACTGGGGGGACGTCTCGCTCTCCAACACGCTCTTCCGCCGCGACGCCGGGTCCTTCGCCGCGTACCTGGTGGACGCGGAGACCGGCAAGCTCTACCCGGGCGGGCTGTCGAACGGGCAGCGTGAGAACGACCTCGAGGTCGCCCGGGTCAACATCGCCGGCGAGCTGCTCGACCTCGAGGCCGGTGGACGCCTCGACGAGAACGCCGACCCGGTGGACGTGTCGAACCGCATCGTCGCCCAGTACCGCACCCTGTGGACCGAACTCACCGGCACCGAACAGTTCGACGCCGCCGAGCGGTGGCGCATCAACGACCGGGTCGAGCGGCTCAACGCGCTCGGCTTCGACATCGAGGAGCTGTCGATCCGCACCGCCGAGTCCGGCGCGCAGGTCCGCATCCAGCCGAAGGTCGTCGACGCCGGGCACCACCAGCGTCGACTGCTGCGCCTGACCGGTCTGGACGCCGAGGAGAACCAGGCCCGACGGCTCCTCAACGACCTGGACGCGTACCGGGCTCGGAACGGCCGCGAG encodes the following:
- a CDS encoding DUF4032 domain-containing protein; translation: MPDSMTITAATVDPGLLDLPWDLPLDAWPDETIVALPKGISRHLVRFVHLSGYVVAVKETSAELARSEYDMLRTLQRMDVPCVDPVAVITNRIGREGEELQPVLVTRHLRFSLPYRALYSQTLRPDTATRLVDALALLLVRLHVIGFYWGDVSLSNTLFRRDAGSFAAYLVDAETGKLYPGGLSNGQRENDLEVARVNIAGELLDLEAGGRLDENADPVDVSNRIVAQYRTLWTELTGTEQFDAAERWRINDRVERLNALGFDIEELSIRTAESGAQVRIQPKVVDAGHHQRRLLRLTGLDAEENQARRLLNDLDAYRARNGREELDEEMVAHEWVSRVFEPVVRAIPRDLRGRLEPAEVFHELLEHRWFMSQQEERSVSLPEATTAYINDVLRHRRDERTLINPPTSSIALPLDGEDDDEDVDDWRASV
- the ugpC gene encoding sn-glycerol-3-phosphate ABC transporter ATP-binding protein UgpC, which gives rise to MASVTYDKATRLYPGGNRPAVDSLDLDVADGEFLVLVGPSGCGKSTSLRMLAGLEEVNSGAIRIGDRDVTDVPPKDRDIAMVFQNYALYPHMTVAENMGFALKIAGVGKEERATRVQEAAKLLDLEQYLGRKPKALSGGQRQRVAMGRAIVRQPQVFLMDEPLSNLDAKLRVQTRTQIASLQRRLGVTTVYVTHDQTEALTMGDRIAVLKDGILQQVGSPRDLYEKPNNVFVAGFIGSPAMNLLPASVVEGGISFGSLNHPIDRDTLSNARSGSVTVGVRPEDIIVSQSGEGLPVTVDVVEELGADGYLYGHADVAGTRTDIVARVDGRSHPSIGDTIVVSPKQGHVHVFDAESGDRLDDKAVVSA